A stretch of the Actinoalloteichus fjordicus genome encodes the following:
- a CDS encoding helix-turn-helix transcriptional regulator, whose product MQATRRRRLARRRKSLGLTQEDLAARLRVERSTVVRWEGGEREPQPWIRPRLAAALNLSSEELEELLTEADGVDGDAGTRPYEALAPGDRNPAFGPEIAEQVRRSQEEWPRVRRAVGARGRELAELAAWLYPAACRAPGGHALTGPGWLLDEPVELDSVRLSFADAESPLPRLEPLDHVLPLTTRGERYAGYSRAVRDLVRPRLLENRLSYRLLGVSQRHGVAMTFGTTTFFEVFDLKESLAHEFKAAWLASGGSVPDWSALPLRSAIGVPFDPARLLMSPGISTLTIRRGARGDDRFMMHQRDGRAVADGGGMCTVMPSGEFQPSSLAAVDVRNDFSLWRNIMREYSEEFLGNPEHDGAGACSIDYVRQEPFRSFEQARAEGRLRLWHYGLVMDPLTLAASQRTVAVIDDETFDRLFTGLVSTNDEGHLVGEGGRLDMPFTGEAIDRLEPRLSACSLTLLRLAWRDRSRLLGR is encoded by the coding sequence GTGCAGGCGACCAGGCGCCGCCGTCTCGCGCGCCGACGGAAGAGCCTCGGCTTGACGCAGGAGGACCTGGCCGCCCGACTGCGGGTCGAGCGCTCCACCGTGGTGCGCTGGGAAGGCGGCGAGCGGGAGCCGCAGCCGTGGATTCGCCCGCGCCTCGCGGCGGCACTGAACCTCTCTTCGGAGGAACTGGAGGAACTGCTCACCGAGGCCGACGGCGTTGACGGCGACGCTGGTACACGGCCGTACGAGGCACTGGCGCCAGGCGACAGGAACCCGGCGTTCGGCCCTGAGATCGCCGAGCAGGTGCGGCGGAGCCAGGAGGAGTGGCCGCGGGTGCGCCGGGCAGTCGGCGCGCGTGGACGCGAACTCGCGGAGTTGGCCGCCTGGTTGTACCCGGCAGCCTGCCGGGCGCCCGGTGGACATGCCCTGACCGGCCCCGGCTGGCTGTTGGACGAACCGGTGGAGCTCGACTCGGTGCGGTTGAGCTTCGCTGATGCCGAGAGTCCGCTCCCGAGGCTCGAGCCGCTGGATCACGTGCTGCCGCTGACCACTCGCGGCGAGCGCTACGCAGGCTACAGCCGAGCCGTGCGGGACCTGGTGCGCCCTCGGCTCCTGGAGAACCGCCTCAGTTACCGACTGCTCGGGGTGTCGCAGCGCCACGGAGTGGCGATGACGTTCGGGACCACGACGTTCTTCGAGGTGTTCGACCTCAAGGAGTCCCTTGCCCACGAGTTCAAGGCGGCGTGGTTGGCCTCGGGAGGGTCCGTACCGGACTGGAGTGCGCTACCGCTGCGGTCGGCGATCGGGGTCCCGTTCGATCCGGCCCGGCTGTTGATGTCACCCGGTATCAGCACCTTGACCATCCGAAGGGGTGCGCGCGGCGATGACCGGTTCATGATGCATCAGCGTGACGGTCGTGCCGTGGCCGACGGCGGCGGGATGTGCACGGTCATGCCCTCCGGAGAGTTCCAGCCCTCGTCACTGGCCGCAGTCGACGTGCGCAACGACTTCTCCTTGTGGCGCAACATCATGCGCGAATACTCGGAGGAGTTCCTCGGCAACCCCGAGCACGACGGAGCCGGAGCCTGCTCGATCGACTATGTCAGGCAGGAGCCCTTCCGCTCCTTCGAGCAGGCGCGTGCCGAGGGCCGCTTGCGGCTCTGGCACTACGGCCTGGTGATGGACCCGCTGACCCTGGCTGCGAGTCAACGTACCGTCGCCGTGATCGACGACGAGACCTTCGATCGACTGTTCACCGGCTTGGTGTCGACCAACGATGAGGGACACCTCGTCGGCGAGGGCGGCAGGCTGGACATGCCGTTCACGGGTGAGGCGATCGATCGCCTCGAACCTCGCCTCTCGGCCTGCTCCTTGACGCTGCTTCGACTCGCGTGGCGCGATCGGAGTCGCCTTCTGGGCCGGTGA
- a CDS encoding AfsR/SARP family transcriptional regulator produces MARTTDFRVLGPIELWTAGRRVDIGSPRRRSVLAALLVDANLILTPAVLIDRVWGEAVPPSARSALYSHLTRIRASLGELDDPAVLRRTSGGYLLDVDPELIDLHRFRRLAEEARSGELSDEEASAAWSAALGLWRGVPLAGTGGEWVEETRDRLTGERTTATGDHHDHELGRGRHVELLDELRTATARQPWDERTAGQYMLAAARSGRRVEALQHYDRLRNSLAEEIGVDPGPALQGLHASILRGESAPQQAPARRPAALPVPAQLPHDVPGFTGRTAELAALARRTTDGRRAVVVCSVDGTAGVGKTALTIHFAHHVAEEFPDGQLYVDLRGFDATSPPLAAADALGRFLRALGLDTRQVPVDAEEASALFRSMLAGRRMLIVLDNAATPDQVRPLLPATAASLVLITSRHSLVGLRARDGVTALTLDVLTTAESVELLRHIVGAARVAEEPAAATTLTALCGRLPLALRIAGERIAADRTLTLGELVAELTEESARLDVLSADGDELAEVRAVISWSYRGLDAPSARLFRLLSLHPGPEFGTEAAAALGGQPPSSAQPLLATLTGGHLLAEAGHGRYRFHDLVRLYAAEQVLAEEPPDEQEAARDRLLGWYLRGAHESSSTLSPHRRRAEITRLVGTPSPPHFADRAEALAWCQTERVNLSTAVRQAFDTGRFALAWTLAQAMWDFYYLRSHWADWLTTHRLGLTAARRAGDRIGEAGLLTSLGHVHWELGRYEEALRLAGEGLAVWRAEADGWGEGMALHIVAGALRGTGRPAESIEHYRRALTAHRRIENRWGEAWTLTSLGVAYRDHRRLSEALDVTEQARALWTRIGDHHGEGTTLNDLGDVHRELGDHEAALRSHRAAASVNGRNGNRWGEAWALDGIARTMSDLGRIETAREHWRQAASIFEELGDARAEEVRRRLAGG; encoded by the coding sequence GTGGCGAGGACGACCGACTTCCGGGTGCTCGGCCCGATCGAGTTGTGGACCGCCGGGCGGCGCGTCGACATCGGCAGCCCTCGGCGGCGCAGTGTGCTCGCCGCGCTGCTGGTGGACGCCAACCTCATTCTGACTCCTGCGGTCCTGATCGACCGGGTCTGGGGTGAGGCCGTTCCGCCGTCGGCCCGCAGCGCCCTCTACAGCCACCTGACCCGCATCCGCGCCAGCCTCGGCGAACTGGACGACCCGGCCGTTCTGCGCAGGACCAGCGGCGGCTATCTCCTCGACGTCGATCCCGAGCTGATCGACCTGCACCGCTTCCGCAGGCTGGCCGAGGAGGCCAGGAGCGGGGAGCTGTCCGACGAGGAGGCCTCGGCCGCGTGGTCGGCGGCGCTGGGCCTGTGGCGCGGAGTCCCGCTGGCGGGCACGGGCGGCGAGTGGGTCGAGGAGACCCGCGACCGACTGACCGGCGAACGGACCACCGCGACCGGCGATCACCACGACCACGAGCTGGGCAGGGGACGGCACGTCGAGCTGCTCGACGAGCTGCGCACCGCGACGGCCCGCCAGCCATGGGACGAGCGGACCGCCGGGCAGTACATGCTGGCCGCCGCGCGGTCCGGACGACGAGTGGAGGCGCTCCAGCACTATGACCGGCTGCGCAACTCACTGGCCGAGGAGATCGGCGTCGATCCCGGACCGGCATTGCAAGGCCTGCACGCGAGCATCCTGCGCGGCGAGTCGGCACCGCAGCAGGCGCCCGCGCGCAGGCCCGCCGCGCTCCCGGTGCCCGCGCAGCTCCCCCACGACGTGCCCGGCTTCACCGGTCGGACCGCCGAACTCGCCGCGCTGGCACGCCGAACGACCGACGGCCGGCGCGCGGTGGTGGTCTGCTCGGTCGACGGCACCGCCGGGGTGGGCAAGACCGCGCTGACCATCCACTTCGCTCATCACGTGGCCGAGGAGTTCCCCGACGGACAGCTCTACGTCGACCTGCGCGGTTTCGACGCGACCTCGCCTCCGCTTGCCGCGGCGGACGCACTCGGCCGGTTCCTTCGGGCGCTCGGTCTGGACACCCGGCAGGTCCCCGTCGACGCGGAGGAGGCGTCGGCGCTGTTCCGGAGCATGCTCGCGGGCAGGCGGATGCTGATCGTGCTGGACAACGCCGCCACTCCCGATCAGGTCCGCCCGCTGCTGCCTGCGACGGCCGCCAGCCTGGTGCTGATCACGAGCAGGCACAGTCTGGTCGGGCTGCGGGCCCGCGACGGCGTCACGGCACTGACCCTGGACGTCCTGACCACGGCGGAGTCGGTGGAGCTGCTGCGGCACATCGTCGGCGCGGCGCGGGTCGCCGAAGAGCCTGCGGCCGCGACCACGCTCACGGCGTTGTGCGGGCGCCTGCCGCTCGCGCTGCGCATCGCGGGTGAGCGCATCGCAGCCGATCGCACGCTCACCCTCGGCGAGCTGGTCGCGGAACTGACCGAGGAGAGCGCCCGCCTCGACGTGCTCTCGGCCGATGGCGACGAACTCGCCGAGGTCCGCGCGGTGATCTCCTGGTCCTACCGAGGCCTGGACGCACCGTCGGCACGGCTGTTCCGGCTGCTGAGCCTGCATCCCGGTCCCGAGTTCGGCACGGAGGCCGCCGCCGCGCTGGGCGGGCAGCCGCCCTCCTCGGCGCAGCCGCTGCTCGCCACGCTGACCGGCGGGCATCTCCTGGCCGAGGCAGGACACGGCCGCTACCGCTTCCATGACCTGGTCCGGCTCTACGCCGCCGAGCAGGTCCTCGCCGAGGAGCCGCCGGACGAGCAGGAGGCCGCCCGTGATCGGCTGCTCGGCTGGTATCTGCGCGGCGCCCACGAGTCGAGCAGCACACTGAGCCCGCATCGTCGCCGGGCCGAGATCACCCGGCTCGTCGGCACCCCGTCTCCGCCGCATTTCGCCGACCGTGCCGAGGCTCTGGCGTGGTGCCAGACCGAACGGGTCAATCTGAGCACCGCCGTCCGACAGGCCTTCGACACCGGGCGCTTCGCCCTGGCCTGGACGCTGGCCCAGGCGATGTGGGACTTCTACTACCTGCGCAGCCACTGGGCCGACTGGCTGACGACGCACCGCCTCGGCCTGACGGCGGCCCGTCGGGCAGGCGATCGGATCGGCGAGGCGGGTCTGCTCACCAGTCTGGGGCATGTGCACTGGGAGCTGGGCCGCTACGAGGAGGCGCTGCGTCTCGCGGGCGAGGGCCTCGCCGTGTGGCGGGCCGAGGCGGACGGCTGGGGCGAGGGCATGGCCCTGCACATCGTGGCGGGAGCGCTGCGGGGCACGGGCAGGCCCGCGGAGAGCATCGAGCACTACCGCCGGGCGTTGACGGCGCATCGCCGGATCGAGAACCGGTGGGGCGAGGCCTGGACGCTGACCAGTCTCGGCGTGGCCTATCGCGATCACCGCAGGCTGTCCGAGGCTCTGGACGTCACCGAACAGGCCAGGGCGCTGTGGACGCGCATCGGGGACCATCACGGCGAGGGGACCACTTTGAACGACCTCGGCGACGTCCACCGGGAACTCGGCGACCACGAGGCCGCCCTGCGCAGCCACCGCGCGGCCGCGTCGGTCAACGGGCGCAACGGAAACCGCTGGGGCGAGGCCTGGGCACTGGACGGCATCGCCCGCACGATGTCCGACCTCGGCCGCATCGAGACCGCCCGCGAACACTGGCGGCAGGCGGCGAGCATCTTCGAGGAGCTGGGCGACGCGCGAGCCGAGGAGGTCCGGCGGCGGCTGGCGGGAGGATGA
- a CDS encoding SAM-dependent methyltransferase, with the protein MTFAGAEAGRSRFPDRIDLDVPNVARMYDYYLGGAHNFAADRALADQAIAISPDLVDSARATRDFLRRIVVHALDRGIRQFLDLGSGIPSRGHVHEIAHRYHPETRISYVDHDPVAVAHSVAILRGVEQTAVTLADLRDVEDVLVRATRILDLDDPLAVLATAVLHFVPDSDRPGDVIARYAEAVAPGSLVALSHGSNVQPPEVTKGVEDLYRATATPITLRSPEVLRRWLADANLEVVLPGIVDVTRWRPDSPTLPELSSIHGGAGLRR; encoded by the coding sequence ATGACCTTCGCGGGTGCCGAGGCGGGGCGGAGTCGGTTCCCCGATCGGATCGACCTCGACGTCCCGAACGTGGCGCGGATGTACGACTACTACCTGGGCGGGGCCCACAACTTCGCCGCCGACCGGGCCCTCGCCGATCAGGCCATCGCTATCTCCCCCGACCTGGTCGACTCCGCACGGGCCACCCGCGACTTCCTCCGCCGCATCGTGGTCCACGCGCTGGACCGTGGCATCCGCCAGTTCCTCGACCTCGGGTCGGGCATTCCCAGCCGGGGGCACGTCCACGAGATCGCTCATCGCTATCACCCGGAGACCCGGATCTCCTATGTCGACCACGATCCGGTGGCCGTCGCGCACTCGGTCGCCATCCTGCGCGGCGTGGAACAGACCGCCGTGACGCTGGCCGACCTCCGAGACGTCGAGGACGTGCTGGTCCGAGCCACCCGCATCCTCGATCTGGACGATCCGCTCGCGGTGCTCGCCACGGCGGTGCTGCACTTCGTGCCGGACTCCGACCGGCCCGGCGACGTCATCGCCCGCTATGCCGAGGCGGTGGCGCCGGGGTCGCTGGTCGCGCTGTCCCATGGCTCGAACGTGCAGCCCCCCGAGGTGACGAAGGGGGTAGAGGACCTCTACCGGGCGACCGCGACGCCCATCACGCTGCGTTCTCCCGAGGTCCTGCGTCGGTGGCTGGCCGACGCGAACCTGGAGGTGGTGCTGCCGGGGATCGTCGACGTCACCCGATGGCGGCCGGACAGTCCGACGCTGCCCGAGCTCAGCTCCATACACGGCGGCGCCGGTCTCCGCCGCTGA
- the soxR gene encoding redox-sensitive transcriptional activator SoxR, which yields MMMPEWNAKELTVGQLAARSGVAVSALHFYERQGLISSRRTTGNQRRYRRDTLRRVAFIRVSQRVGIPLAAIGAALRRLPDGRTPTRSDWETLSTGWRAELDSRIGQLVRLRDDLTDCIGCGCLSLDTCVLSNPHDELADQGPGARRLECTPSEWAAGCEPEPATAGSRSTASGRPASDADCG from the coding sequence ATGATGATGCCGGAGTGGAACGCGAAGGAGCTCACCGTCGGGCAGCTCGCGGCCAGGAGCGGCGTGGCCGTCTCCGCACTGCACTTCTATGAGCGGCAGGGGCTGATCAGCAGCAGACGGACCACCGGCAATCAGCGTCGCTACCGGCGGGACACGCTCCGCCGGGTGGCGTTCATTCGGGTGTCGCAGCGGGTCGGAATCCCCCTGGCGGCCATCGGCGCCGCGCTGCGTCGCCTGCCGGACGGGCGAACCCCCACCCGTTCGGACTGGGAGACGTTGTCCACGGGCTGGCGGGCCGAGCTGGACTCGCGCATCGGGCAGCTCGTCCGGCTGCGGGACGACCTCACCGACTGCATCGGCTGCGGCTGTCTGTCGCTCGACACCTGCGTGCTGTCGAATCCGCACGATGAACTCGCCGATCAGGGGCCCGGTGCCCGCAGGCTGGAATGCACTCCCTCGGAGTGGGCGGCGGGCTGCGAGCCCGAGCCTGCGACCGCAGGAAGCAGGTCGACGGCGTCTGGACGACCCGCGTCCGATGCGGACTGCGGATGA
- a CDS encoding peptidoglycan recognition protein family protein yields MASPPDATVSSHAEPRTRHAQAGRLAERPWSPLTAGFDGRTEEESTMEIISRAAWGARYPDGFRAAPLPAQEVWLHHSVTSGSGAAAVRTLEDIGQSRFGGGISYTFAIDSTGAIYQGHSVDRQGAHTGGRNDISRAICLIGNYETQQMTDQQIRAVAWLLRHGAAHGWWRANQLNGGHRDAPGASTACPGRHAQARIGEINRLAASDDLEDDMTPDERTALFEIRNSLRQGLSNSHPPGDIWLALTELRNRMTRLYQDLTPGQSGQKYPGDTYLQLVALRKQVDVLTAMVAELGAANGNIDVDDLVARIRTALAEDSTIAAADVSANESAQAS; encoded by the coding sequence GTGGCATCGCCGCCCGACGCGACCGTATCGAGCCACGCCGAGCCGCGAACCCGCCATGCCCAGGCGGGCAGGCTCGCCGAGCGCCCGTGGTCGCCACTCACCGCCGGGTTCGACGGTCGAACCGAGGAGGAGTCCACCATGGAGATCATCAGTCGCGCCGCATGGGGCGCCCGCTATCCGGACGGTTTCCGGGCCGCGCCATTGCCTGCACAAGAGGTGTGGCTGCACCACAGCGTCACGTCGGGGTCCGGCGCCGCAGCGGTGCGGACGCTGGAGGACATCGGCCAGTCCCGCTTCGGCGGGGGGATCTCGTACACGTTCGCGATCGACTCGACGGGCGCGATCTATCAGGGCCACAGCGTCGACCGTCAGGGCGCGCACACCGGGGGCCGCAACGACATCTCAAGAGCGATCTGCCTGATCGGCAACTACGAGACCCAGCAGATGACCGACCAGCAGATCCGCGCCGTCGCCTGGCTGCTCCGCCACGGCGCGGCCCATGGCTGGTGGCGGGCCAACCAGCTCAACGGCGGGCACCGGGACGCGCCCGGCGCCTCCACCGCCTGTCCCGGACGCCACGCGCAGGCACGAATCGGTGAGATCAACCGGCTCGCCGCATCCGACGATCTGGAGGACGACATGACCCCCGACGAGCGCACCGCCCTGTTCGAGATCCGAAACAGCCTGCGCCAGGGCCTGAGCAACTCGCACCCGCCCGGCGACATCTGGCTGGCACTCACCGAGCTGCGCAACCGGATGACCAGGCTCTACCAGGACCTCACTCCCGGCCAGAGCGGGCAGAAGTACCCCGGCGACACCTATCTTCAGCTCGTCGCACTGCGCAAGCAGGTCGACGTCCTGACCGCGATGGTCGCCGAACTCGGCGCGGCGAACGGCAACATCGACGTCGACGACCTGGTCGCCCGGATCCGGACGGCACTGGCCGAGGACTCGACGATTGCGGCCGCCGACGTCTCGGCGAACGAGAGCGCGCAGGCGTCCTGA
- a CDS encoding DUF4041 domain-containing protein: MRRDRVDALEFLAGGPQTLAARRILQDEPTRLPSAGRNGAGERGSPGSSIAESSRREPGVDPARRDEADGTVRAEVRRRRRRLARAGRALRSTSSRLTGGSRPRGGSAGGGDLAELLLRAYDDAAAACGRDLRGIGLSAALERLERSVDVIDRIGSSLAVRIAPAYHALRRRELELAAGTLPPGRRAAAREASPQAPSQRGPRDG, from the coding sequence TTGCGACGCGATCGCGTCGACGCCCTGGAATTCCTGGCGGGCGGGCCCCAGACACTTGCGGCCCGTCGGATACTGCAGGACGAGCCGACTCGACTGCCGTCGGCGGGCCGGAACGGCGCGGGGGAGCGCGGTTCCCCCGGCAGCTCGATCGCCGAGTCCTCGCGTCGTGAGCCGGGCGTCGACCCTGCTCGGCGGGACGAAGCGGACGGCACGGTCCGTGCGGAGGTTCGTCGACGTCGTCGCAGGCTGGCCAGAGCGGGTCGCGCGCTGCGGTCCACGTCCTCCCGGCTCACCGGCGGCTCCCGGCCGCGCGGCGGTTCTGCGGGCGGCGGTGATCTGGCCGAGCTGCTACTGCGTGCGTATGACGATGCGGCCGCCGCCTGCGGTCGTGACCTGCGCGGGATCGGACTGTCCGCGGCGCTGGAGCGACTCGAGCGCTCCGTCGACGTCATCGACCGGATCGGGTCCTCACTCGCGGTGCGGATCGCTCCGGCCTATCACGCGCTGCGGCGGCGTGAACTGGAACTGGCGGCGGGCACACTGCCGCCCGGGCGGCGGGCGGCGGCTCGGGAAGCCTCGCCGCAGGCGCCGTCGCAGCGGGGGCCTCGTGACGGCTGA